The window ACTTCAGAAGAATAGAAAACACTTAAAACTTTTCTTTATCTCCCTATCGCTCTTCCATCCCCCTATCTCCCTTCTTACATGAGCTCGATAACCGTTGTTGTACCACAGATTTCAAGTATGCTTGGCTAGCTCTTTAGAAGCTGATTGATTCTGTCAAAGAGCCACTTGCAAGAACTGCTGGACTTCGGAAAGGAACAAGGGTCTATCGTGCTGGATTTGAAAGAAGTACAACTCGTGGATCGTGAAATAATCGCTTTTTTGGCGCAATGTGAATCAGATGGAGTCACCCTGAGGGATTGCCCCGAATACATCCGGGAGTGGATTTCCAGTTCAAGGTAACAACGGGTAACAACGTCATCTTTAAATAATCGAGCGAACAACACCTCCATCGACTCGAAGGGCCGCACCGGTAGTGGCGGAAGACAAAGGCGAGGCGACGTAGGCAACAAGATTTGCGACTTCCTCGGTTGTGGCAAATCGCTTGAGCAGCGATGTAGGTCTAAGTTTTTCAAAGAATTCCTGCTCCACTTGTTCCACCGTCTTCTTCTCTTTGCGCGCAAAATCTTCGAGAAAAGTTGCAGCACCCTCCGATCTTGTGGGGCCGGGCAACACGGCATTCACTGTTACTCCGGTTCCGGCGACACTTTCGGCAAGGCCGCGTGAAATTGCAAGCATCGCAGTTTTTGTCATTCCGTAATGGATCATTTCAACTGGAATCTGAATGCCTGACTCACTTGAAATGAAGACGATGCGTCCCCAGTTTTTTTCTACCATGCGTGGAAGGTAATGACGGGAAAGTCTTACCCCGCTCATCACATTGACCTGAAAGAAGTGATTCCATTCTTCATCAGTGATTTGAACAAAATCTTTCGGACCAAATACTGCGACATTATTGATGAGAATATCCACTCGTGGATATTCCCTGATAATTGTCTGTACGCCTTCTACGGTTCCTAAATCAGCTGCCACCCCAGACAGGTGGGCGTTTGAATGGATGGCCGATAAATTGTTGAGTGCTTTTTCCACTTTCTCCTTGCTGCGTCCGTTAATTACGACAGATTGCGCCAGATTCGTAGAGTTGTTTTGCGATGGCGTACCCGATGCCGGCAGTGGATCCGGTAACGAGGGATGTTTTGTCATAGAAATCGATTTTCATTTTAAACAACGCCTCCATTGGACTGAACGTTTTGTCCGGTAATCCATCGTGCGTGATCGCTCGCCAAAAACACGGCAACGTCCGCAACGTCTTGCGGATCACCGACACGATGGAAAGGGGAAAGACTCGCTCCCAGCGGGCGGTATTCTTCAGGAAGCATGTCCGTGTCAGTTAATCCGGGAGAAAGACTATTCGCTGTAATGTTCCGCGACCCCAGCTCATGGGATAGCGCACGCACGAACTGCTCGATCGCGCCCTTGCTGCCGAGATACAGTGAGAAGTTGGGGAAGTTCATTTTTGTTCCGGCGGTGGAAATAGCAATGATGCGGCCGCCATCCCGCAGGCGTCTTGCGGCTTCCTGTAACGTGAAGAACACTCCTCTGGTGTTCACGTTGAACACGTAGTCGTAGTCTTCTTCAGTACTTTCAGTGAGGGGTTTGACCAACACAACACCGG of the bacterium genome contains:
- a CDS encoding SDR family oxidoreductase, translated to MSLLLENKSALITGSSRGIGRSIAERLAAEGASVIINYARNRELAQQTVDGILAKGGKAVTVQADLTKHSEVKKLFDQAEKAVGPLDIVVANAGVVLVKPLTESTEEDYDYVFNVNTRGVFFTLQEAARRLRDGGRIIAISTAGTKMNFPNFSLYLGSKGAIEQFVRALSHELGSRNITANSLSPGLTDTDMLPEEYRPLGASLSPFHRVGDPQDVADVAVFLASDHARWITGQNVQSNGGVV